GCGCGCCGTCGACTCACGGATATTTGGCGCGAACCGCACTCCTGCCCTCGCTCATCTGTCCCACCGAAGTGCAGACGCCGATGCAAGATGAAATGACGCGCGTTGGCGGCTGGTTCGCTCGCAGTTTGGGTAATTATCGCGCCTGCGTCGGAGGAGGAAATGTCTATGGCGATAGAATTGTCGGCGATCTGTTGCCTAATGGCCCCCGCGCAGGAGCGTGGCAAGTGAAGATGGGGCAGCGATTTCCAGATACGCTCCAGATCAAGCCGACGCAGATGGCCGACGGAACTAGCCATACGATACTCTTCGCGGAGGGGATGTCGACGATCAATTCCAATCAGAACATATACGGCGGCGTGATCGGCGATCACACGCGTGCGGCCATGGGAGGGTCGATGTTCAGTTGTTTTGACACGCCAAATACACCCGTCGCCGACTATGTTTCATTTGTTGCTTGCCCGCCGGCAAACGGCGGATATCCGAAGAAATTATGTCTGATGTTGAGCGGCAGTGAAACTCGAGCTAGGGCCGCAGCGAGAAGCCGGCATCCGGACGGTGTGACGGTTGGATTTGCCGACGGATCAGTTCAGTACGTCACCGACCGAATTGCTTTAATTGCTTGGCGAGCTTTAGGCTCGCGTGACGGCGGCGATTCAGACGGAGGGAGCCTCTAAAGTCTCGGCTTTTGGCGGCCCAAGGTTCTTAACATTGATCACATGTTGAAATTCGCGGTAACGAGGTCTAGCACGATGCACAAGTGGTCCCAGGTTTTTCTGATTGTCGCGTCGGCATGTCTAACGGTTGCCGTCGGTTGCGGCAAATCGACGGACGGCTTCGTTTCCGGCAGTGTGACATGGAAGGGAGAGCCTCTACCCTATGGGTACATTATGTTTGCCTCGGTCGATGGCAAGACCAATTCGGCTGGCTCATTGATTGAAGCTGGGAAATATCGAGCCACCAACGTCCCTCCTGGCGAGAAAGTCGTGCAGGTCACTTCCAGCGATCCGCCGCGGATTGTGCAAACCTCGACGGACAAGATGAAACCTCCCGCGATCGACATCCCCGAGAATGCAAAGGGCAACGGTGAAAAGCATACGATTCGGCTCGGCGAGCAAACGCTCGATTTCGCGCTGGCCCCCCCTAAATAATCCAGCGGAGCGCTGACACCTAAACGACGACGTTTGGCGCTTCGATGCCGACAATTGCAACTTGAATCGTTGGTCGGATGAATGCGCCTATAGCACTGACGGGCGGCGTTGGAGGTTTTTACATTCTCGGTGCAATTCGCAAACCACTAGGAACCTATCAAAGATCATGAAATTCTCTCGGACTTCGTGCCTGCAGAAACTACGCGCCAAAGTCGCCAACGGCCATCCCATTATCGGTGGCGGCGCAGGGACTGGCATTTCGGCCAAGTGTGAGGAAGCCGGCGGCATCGACTTGATTGTCATTTATAATTCGGGGCGCTATCGGATGGCCGGGCGCGGCTCGCTGGCCGGTTTGCTCCCCTACGGCAACGCGAACCAGATCGTCAAGGAAATGGGCGTTGAGGTGTTGACGGCCGTTCAGCGCACGCCGGTTTTGGCCGGCGTTTGCGGCACCGATCCGTTCCTGCTCCGCGAGCCATTTCTGAAGGAACTCAAGTCGATGGGCTTTGCCGGCATCCAAAATTTTCCCACGGTTGGCTTGATTGACGGCACGTTTCGAGCGAATCTGGAAGAAACGGGGATGAGTTATCAGTTGGAGGTCGAACTGGTGGCTGCCGCAAGGGAACTCGACCTATT
This genomic interval from Pirellulales bacterium contains the following:
- a CDS encoding DUF1559 domain-containing protein; amino-acid sequence: MKCSQILPRRWPRTLKRIGTHGFTLVELLVVIAIIGILIALLLPAVQSAREAARRSQCRNNVKQISLGAHNFASAHKEFPYLRKNDFMAGSYTSDSSPNSGGGSEAWETGMSYTWLQQILPFIEESAAYAHYVEAGLNKGAFGTAMGEYNYPGGGAPSTHGYLARTALLPSLICPTEVQTPMQDEMTRVGGWFARSLGNYRACVGGGNVYGDRIVGDLLPNGPRAGAWQVKMGQRFPDTLQIKPTQMADGTSHTILFAEGMSTINSNQNIYGGVIGDHTRAAMGGSMFSCFDTPNTPVADYVSFVACPPANGGYPKKLCLMLSGSETRARAAARSRHPDGVTVGFADGSVQYVTDRIALIAWRALGSRDGGDSDGGSL
- a CDS encoding phosphoenolpyruvate hydrolase family protein, coding for MKFSRTSCLQKLRAKVANGHPIIGGGAGTGISAKCEEAGGIDLIVIYNSGRYRMAGRGSLAGLLPYGNANQIVKEMGVEVLTAVQRTPVLAGVCGTDPFLLREPFLKELKSMGFAGIQNFPTVGLIDGTFRANLEETGMSYQLEVELVAAARELDLLTTPYVFNVEEARDMVEAGADIVVAHMGLTTSGTIGAQTAKSLDDCVGQVQDIVDTCKTLRGDCLVLCHGGPIAMPSDAQYILERCQGVDGFYGASSMERLPTETGITEQVRQFRQLRLASAMTNSRP